In the genome of Bacteroidota bacterium, one region contains:
- a CDS encoding alkylphosphonate utilization protein, which yields MEVRDSNGTLLSEGDNVTLIKDLKLRGSSAVLKRGTMVKGIRLTDDESEVEGRIDRQTIVLRTEFLKKS from the coding sequence ATGGAAGTAAGAGACAGTAACGGCACGCTTTTAAGCGAAGGCGATAACGTGACCCTGATCAAAGACCTCAAGCTGCGCGGCTCTTCGGCCGTGCTCAAACGGGGCACTATGGTAAAAGGCATCCGCCTCACCGACGATGAAAGCGAAGTGGAAGGCCGTATCGACCGCCAGACCATTGTGCTGCGCACCGAGTTTTTGAAGAAGTCGTAA
- a CDS encoding AsmA family protein, with protein sequence MEENAAVVVKKKRPWWKRILRLFMWTGLSVLLLLGLAVLLLFVFEDDVKKYITAEANKHLNTVVFIDPKDINLTLFSSFPDVSLEFKNVKALDALPDEKRDTLFKAERIALSFSLLDFFRENYTVRDIAMENAAVELRIDKKGRDNFHFLKTTADTGASNPVAFALEHVGLENVRVLYFNQPAQSTYEVLIDALNCSGDFGTEQYVLQTDAGFTVGQLKQGRASYFAGNKGTLDLALQINNTQNLYTVQTGRLTLSQLELLVSGSVNNKAGVPVLDLAVTGNRIDLGKALTLLPESLRKDIEDYKATGEFYTDITVKGPVADTAALAVEGKFGIRSNGTLSREGTNVTMRNIALKGVFSSGRGRDGFELSEFSAGTGTSRFSGRFAMDGFTNPGYTASLNGNINLAEMQELFQLDTIEKAAGNIELRINASGRPGKGSTLTAADFRNFKTSGEMTLRNVVCRLKNSALPVDSLSGALGFDGNNVSITNLRVRSGPSDLVLNGKLRNLLGFLFTQREVLDITASLSSELTDLNALLSTPATTKSSDTTYSLTLPERIAVSIAAQVGQVKFRKFYARDLRGELKLRNQRLVADPVSFWTMDGKINGSGMIDGTRSDSLLITGNAHCERVNINKLFVQLENFGQTTLTNEHVRGTLTSDLNFASLWSTSLVMNEQKLFAGADVTIDQGQLINFKPLEELSRFIKLDDLRNIRFSTLTNHIDIRNRIITIPEMDIRSSAIDITMSGTHNFDNVVDYHIVVGLDELRAQKVKKANPVNAELGIVEEDDGGHRTKLYILMSGPLDNPDIRYDSKGLVRGIRNDLKQEKQDLKQLLREEFGWFKKDTTLNNKKPGEKPQKKNEDGKFIIRFEQGEDEEAPPEDDDF encoded by the coding sequence ATGGAAGAAAACGCTGCTGTAGTAGTAAAGAAAAAACGCCCGTGGTGGAAACGGATACTGCGCCTGTTTATGTGGACAGGTCTTTCGGTACTGTTGCTGCTGGGGCTGGCGGTGCTGCTGCTGTTTGTGTTTGAGGATGATGTGAAAAAATACATTACCGCCGAAGCCAACAAGCACCTGAATACGGTAGTGTTTATTGATCCGAAAGACATCAACCTGACCCTGTTCAGCAGTTTTCCGGATGTGTCGCTTGAGTTTAAAAATGTGAAGGCGCTGGATGCGCTGCCCGACGAAAAACGCGATACCTTGTTTAAGGCCGAACGAATTGCGCTTTCGTTCAGCTTGCTTGATTTTTTCCGCGAAAACTATACTGTGCGCGATATTGCAATGGAAAATGCGGCGGTTGAACTGCGTATCGACAAAAAAGGGCGCGACAACTTTCACTTCCTCAAAACCACTGCCGACACGGGCGCATCTAATCCGGTGGCTTTTGCGCTGGAGCATGTGGGGCTCGAAAATGTGCGCGTACTTTACTTCAACCAGCCCGCACAAAGTACCTATGAAGTGCTAATTGATGCGCTCAACTGTTCGGGCGATTTTGGTACTGAGCAATACGTATTGCAAACCGATGCCGGCTTTACAGTAGGGCAGCTCAAACAGGGCAGGGCCTCGTATTTTGCCGGGAACAAAGGCACCCTCGACCTTGCGCTGCAGATAAACAACACGCAGAACCTTTACACGGTACAAACCGGCCGACTCACGCTTTCGCAGCTTGAACTGCTGGTGAGCGGATCAGTAAACAACAAGGCCGGTGTGCCGGTGCTTGATCTAGCTGTTACCGGCAACCGCATCGACCTCGGCAAGGCTCTTACGCTGCTGCCCGAAAGCCTGCGCAAAGACATTGAAGACTACAAAGCCACGGGCGAATTTTACACCGACATTACCGTAAAAGGGCCTGTGGCCGATACGGCTGCACTGGCGGTAGAAGGCAAATTCGGCATACGCAGCAACGGCACGCTGAGCCGCGAAGGCACCAATGTGACAATGCGCAACATTGCACTCAAAGGCGTGTTCAGCAGCGGGCGCGGACGCGACGGGTTTGAGCTTTCGGAGTTCAGCGCGGGCACGGGTACAAGCAGGTTTTCGGGACGCTTTGCCATGGACGGATTCACCAATCCGGGCTACACAGCCTCGCTCAACGGCAATATCAATCTGGCCGAAATGCAGGAGCTTTTTCAGCTCGACACCATTGAAAAAGCAGCGGGCAACATCGAGCTGCGCATCAACGCATCGGGCCGCCCCGGAAAAGGCAGCACACTCACCGCCGCCGATTTCCGCAACTTTAAAACCAGCGGCGAAATGACCCTGCGCAACGTAGTATGCCGCCTCAAAAACAGCGCACTGCCGGTTGACAGTCTCAGCGGCGCACTGGGTTTCGACGGCAACAACGTATCCATTACTAACCTGCGCGTCCGCTCAGGACCCAGCGACCTTGTGCTCAACGGCAAACTGCGCAACCTGCTCGGCTTCCTGTTTACACAACGCGAAGTGCTTGACATAACCGCCAGCCTCAGCTCCGAACTCACCGACCTCAACGCGCTATTGAGCACACCTGCAACCACCAAAAGCAGCGATACAACCTACAGCCTCACACTGCCCGAACGCATTGCCGTGAGCATTGCCGCGCAGGTGGGACAGGTAAAATTCCGCAAGTTCTATGCACGCGACCTGCGCGGCGAACTCAAGCTGCGAAACCAGCGACTTGTGGCCGATCCGGTGTCGTTCTGGACAATGGATGGAAAAATAAACGGCAGCGGAATGATAGACGGCACCCGGTCCGACTCGCTGCTTATTACCGGCAACGCACACTGTGAGCGCGTAAATATCAACAAACTGTTTGTGCAGCTCGAAAACTTCGGCCAAACCACACTCACAAACGAACACGTGCGCGGCACACTTACGTCTGATCTCAACTTCGCTTCACTCTGGAGCACAAGCCTTGTGATGAACGAACAAAAACTCTTTGCCGGTGCCGATGTAACCATTGATCAGGGCCAGCTCATCAACTTCAAACCGCTCGAAGAACTTTCGCGCTTCATCAAACTCGACGACCTGCGCAACATCCGTTTCAGCACACTCACCAACCACATCGACATCCGCAACCGCATCATCACCATTCCCGAAATGGATATCCGCTCAAGCGCAATAGATATAACCATGTCGGGCACTCACAATTTTGATAATGTGGTGGATTACCACATTGTGGTGGGGCTCGATGAACTCCGTGCACAGAAAGTGAAAAAAGCCAATCCGGTAAACGCCGAACTTGGCATTGTGGAAGAAGACGACGGCGGCCACCGTACCAAACTTTACATACTCATGAGCGGCCCGCTCGATAATCCCGATATCCGCTACGACTCAAAAGGCCTTGTGCGCGGCATACGCAACGATCTGAAGCAGGAAAAACAAGACCTGAAACAACTGCTGCGCGAAGAGTTTGGCTGGTTTAAAAAAGACACTACACTCAACAATAAAAAGCCCGGCGAGAAACCGCAGAAAAAGAACGAAGACGGCAAGTTCATCATCCGCTTTGAACAGGGTGAAGATGAAGAGGCTCCGCCGGAGGATGATGATTTTTAA
- a CDS encoding gliding motility-associated C-terminal domain-containing protein produces the protein MKHTLLAFALFGAIAVSAQSAATDTANTLQQYEQIKLQGRQPVIRTAAWNTAPAANVRVQPSITTQSTDCDCMLPVDSTFQVVPFSFSNPPDYRNDDGSTGVIPIPFNFCFYGQNQTSCYINNNGNISFGGSYATFSAVGFPSNQFSMVAPFWADVDTRGTGSGLVYYKVTPTALIVRWQTVGYFASYFDKLNDFQLIITDGVDPLIPGGNNVSFCYGDMQWTTGDASGGSNGFGGTPATVGANLGNGVDYIQFGQFDAPGSLYDGPFGNNDQISWLDNQNFVFNTCAVGNIPPIPTMTITDPAGNTTSVQPYCGDTLRICEGNTVTLNATFFAPEPNQTVTVTHTAPQNFTVVSNTPGTAGILIGSFTPDATNFGINTFTFTGTDNGTPVGTATFSINILVDTFQLPPPVITGLDEYCQNTPGVTLTVNNPGYDSVMWSNGPTNVNSVSNITQGTYIVTVADNGCFDRDTITITELPSPVPAITGVLNFCGTTTTLSAANPAYASYVWSNNTTTPVTTAGSGNYTVTVVDTNGCTGTSASVTVNANPVPQAAFAATPPTAFAGDTVAFTDQSTVSSGSITSWIWDFGDGNNSTASNPTHSYGTPGTYNVCLYVATSTPCYDTICNEYVVLPFTIIAPNIITPNGDGKNDNLVFINLEFYPNARLTVYNRWGSKVYENTNYQNNWDGGGMVDGVYYYVVEAVDLQEPATGFFHIIRGN, from the coding sequence ATGAAACACACCTTACTCGCCTTTGCACTTTTTGGTGCAATAGCAGTTTCTGCGCAATCAGCTGCAACGGACACGGCAAACACCCTGCAGCAGTACGAGCAGATTAAGCTTCAGGGCCGGCAGCCCGTAATACGCACTGCCGCCTGGAACACCGCCCCTGCAGCAAACGTGCGCGTACAACCCAGCATTACCACACAATCAACCGATTGTGACTGTATGCTTCCTGTGGACAGCACATTTCAGGTTGTGCCGTTTTCATTCTCCAACCCGCCCGATTACCGCAACGATGACGGATCGACGGGTGTAATTCCCATCCCTTTCAACTTTTGCTTTTACGGCCAAAACCAAACCTCATGCTACATCAACAACAATGGTAACATTTCGTTTGGTGGCTCTTATGCTACATTTTCTGCCGTTGGCTTCCCGAGCAATCAGTTCTCGATGGTAGCACCCTTCTGGGCCGATGTGGATACACGCGGCACCGGTTCGGGACTGGTGTATTATAAAGTTACGCCCACTGCACTTATTGTGCGCTGGCAAACAGTAGGGTATTTTGCTTCCTACTTCGACAAACTCAACGATTTCCAGCTTATCATTACCGATGGTGTGGATCCGCTCATTCCTGGCGGCAACAACGTATCGTTCTGCTACGGCGATATGCAGTGGACCACCGGCGATGCCTCGGGTGGCAGTAATGGTTTTGGCGGCACACCGGCCACCGTGGGTGCCAACCTCGGAAACGGAGTGGATTATATTCAGTTCGGGCAGTTTGATGCACCGGGCTCGTTGTACGATGGTCCTTTTGGCAACAACGATCAGATAAGCTGGCTCGATAACCAGAACTTCGTGTTCAACACCTGTGCGGTGGGCAATATTCCGCCCATTCCTACCATGACCATTACCGACCCTGCCGGAAACACGACCAGTGTGCAGCCCTATTGCGGCGACACACTGCGCATTTGCGAAGGCAACACGGTTACACTCAACGCCACCTTCTTTGCACCCGAGCCCAACCAAACCGTTACAGTTACGCACACCGCTCCGCAAAACTTCACCGTAGTATCAAACACACCCGGCACAGCCGGCATTCTCATCGGCTCATTCACCCCCGATGCCACCAACTTCGGCATCAATACATTTACATTCACCGGCACCGATAATGGCACGCCCGTAGGCACAGCTACTTTCTCAATAAACATTCTGGTGGATACCTTCCAGCTGCCGCCCCCGGTTATCACCGGCCTCGACGAATATTGCCAGAACACGCCCGGCGTTACACTTACCGTAAACAACCCCGGCTACGACAGTGTAATGTGGAGCAACGGCCCTACAAACGTGAACTCGGTAAGCAACATTACACAAGGCACCTACATTGTAACCGTGGCCGACAACGGCTGCTTTGACCGCGACACCATTACCATAACCGAGCTGCCTTCTCCGGTACCGGCAATTACCGGCGTGCTTAACTTCTGCGGCACTACCACTACACTCAGTGCCGCAAACCCGGCCTATGCCAGCTATGTGTGGAGCAACAACACCACCACACCCGTAACCACTGCAGGCTCCGGCAACTACACTGTAACCGTGGTTGACACCAATGGCTGCACCGGCACATCGGCATCCGTTACCGTAAATGCCAACCCGGTTCCGCAGGCCGCATTCGCCGCCACACCGCCCACTGCATTTGCCGGCGACACCGTGGCCTTTACCGACCAAAGCACCGTAAGCAGCGGCAGCATCACGTCGTGGATTTGGGATTTCGGCGATGGCAATAACTCCACCGCCTCCAACCCCACACACAGCTACGGCACACCGGGCACTTACAACGTTTGCCTGTATGTAGCCACATCCACACCGTGCTACGATACTATCTGCAACGAGTACGTGGTGTTGCCTTTCACCATCATCGCCCCCAACATCATCACTCCCAACGGCGATGGCAAAAACGACAACCTTGTATTCATCAACCTTGAGTTTTATCCCAACGCACGCCTTACCGTGTACAACCGCTGGGGCAGCAAGGTGTATGAAAACACCAACTACCAGAACAACTGGGACGGCGGCGGTATGGTTGACGGCGTGTATTACTACGTAGTGGAGGCTGTTGATTTGCAGGAGCCGGCTACCGGGTTTTTCCATATCATCAGGGGGAATTGA